GGGCGGGGACTTTAGTCCCCGCCGCCTGTACCCCTCACCCTAGCCCTCCCCCCAAAGGGGGGAGGGGATATCTACTCCGCGCCGTAACGCACGAAGGCCCCCGGCTGCGAGAACAGCCACCGGGCGTACTCCTGGAGCTCCGGCGCCGTGACCCCCTCCACCTCCTCGGTGAAATCATCCTCGAACGCGTACCCCAACCCCCAGAGCTCGTAGAAGGCGGCGTCCAGGAGGCGGTCCGAGGGCCGCGCCAGGTCTATAGCGTAGCGGCTGACGTCGAGCATGGTCCGGCCGCGCGCAAGCTCCGCCTCGCCCACCGGCTCCGCGGCGATTCTCCCAAGCTCCTCGTCCACGATGCCGATCGCCTCGGCGGTCTTGCCCGGTTCCGTGCCCAGGTAGAGCCCGAAGGCGCCCGGCTCCACCCCGAAGATGGGGTAGGCGTGCACGGCGTACACCAGCCCCGCCCCGCGCAGCCTCGCGTGCAGCCGCCCATTGGGCAGGTGAATCCCCGAGAGCACCGAGTCCAGCATGAGCATCTTGTAGCGGTCCTCGCCGTCCCAGCGCATCCCGGGCCAGAGCCAGTAGAGAATCGTCTGCTCCCGGTCCGAGTCGAGCGCGAGGCGCGCGTCCTCTTCCGGAAACGCCGGCGGTCCGTAGTCGGGCAGGGGCGTCCCCGCGGCCGGCGCGTCATCCCACAGCCCTTCCACCACCCGCTCTATCTCCCGGGCGTCCACGTCCCCGGCCACGGCGATGAGCGTGCCCTCGGGCCGCCGGATGAGATCCCGGTATTCCAGGAGCCGCTCCCGGGTGAGCGCCGCCATGGTCTCGGGCGTCCCCCGCTGGTTGTGGGAGTAGGGGTGGTCGCCGAAGAAGGCCCGCTTCGCCTCCCGGAGGGCCACGGTGAAGGGCTCCTCGTCCTCCCGGGCCAGCTCGTCGAGGAGCCTCCGGCGTTCGGCCTCGACGCGGTCCGTTGGATAGGCGGCGTTGCGCAGGCAGTCGGTGACGACCTCCAGGGCCAGGGGGGCGTCGGCGGCCAGGACGTGGGCGCTCAAAAGGCCGCAGTCGCGCAGGCCCTGGCTCCCGATGGACCCGCCGCGGTCCTCGATGGCGGCCATCGTCTCCGGCCCGGTCCGCGACAGGGTCCCCTCCAGGAGCATCTGCATGGCGAAATGGAAGGCGCCCTCGTCCTCCGGCGCCTCCACGCGGTAACCGCCGTCCACCAGGGCCCCCACCCAGGCGCTGCCCACGCCCGTGTCCTCCAGGACCAACAGGCGCAGGCCGTTGTCCAGGGTGGTGAGCCTCATCCGGCCGCTCCCACCTTCCTCCCCCAGCTCGAAGGCGTACTCATCGGGATAGTCCCGGGCCAGGGTGTTAGCGAGGGGGTAGTCGGGGGAGAGCCAGACCGAAGCCGCCGCCGGGGCCTTCCCCTGGTAGACGAAGTAGGCGTCCGGCTCGCCGGGTTTCATCTTCCCTTTAGATTCCACCGACGCCGCGAGGCCGTGGGTCTCCGCCGAGAGGCCGCTCTCGACCAGGTTTTCCTCGCCCAGGCCCTCCTCGAAGAGCCCCAGGTCGAAGTCCCCGGCGCCCGTGGGCCATACGACGGTCACGTATAGGTTTTCCGGGGTGAAGTAGCGCCGGGCGACGTCGCGCACCGCCTCGGCGGTCACCGCGCGGCAGCCGTCCACATAGCCCGCGGAGAACTCGAGGTCGCCCAGGAGGGCGTCGGAGCCCAGCCGCGCCGCCCGGGTATCCAGGCTTTCCCCGTCGAAGACGTAGTCCGCCAACTGGGTGTTTTTCACCCGCTCCAGCTCGCCGGGGTCCGCGAGCCCTTCGGCGAGGCCGGTCACCACGTCGTAGGCGGTGGAATAGGCCTCGGGGAGGCGCGCCGGGTCACGACGACCACCATGTTTTCGGGCGTGTAGCGCGAGGTGTAGTAATCCCGCAGGTCGGCCTCGGTGACCGCGCTGAAGAGGTCGGGGTAGCCGATGACCGGGTCGGCGGTCACGGAGCCGGGCCACATGGTGTGGGAAAAGCGGTACCAGGCGCGGGTGTCGGCCTGGTCCAGGTTCATGTTGATTTCTTTCAAAATTATCCCGCGCTGGCTCGCGATGGCCTCGGCGGTGAACACCTGGCGCACCAGCGTCTCCGCCATCAGCTCCACCATGCCGTCGAAGTGCTCCACCGTGGTGGTCTGGTGGTAGCAGGTGTGGGAGTTGGAGGTGTAGGCGTTGGAGATGCCGCCCAGGGACTCGTCCCAGGCGTCGAGCTCCTCCTGGGTGTAGCTCGTCGAGCCGTCGCCGTGGAGGTGCTCGTAGTAGTGGCTGATGCCGGAGCCCTGGTAGGGGCCCTCGATGACCGCGCCGGTCCGCACGTAGACCCGGATGGTCACGGTGGGGTTGGCGTGGACCTCGGCGGCGACGATGACCAGGCCGTTGTCGAGCTCGGTGCGCAGGACGCGCTGGGCGAGCGCGGAGATGGATAGCAGCAGTAACAGTATGATGACCAATGACTTGCGCATGGGGGGACGCTCCGGCGTGTGCGATTTCCCCGGTATTATAGCGTAAAAATGTGCGGAGCGGCGGGGTGGGATAAATCGCGGGCGGGTGTGGACACCCGCCCCTACGTCGTCGCAAACGGTGAGGGCTGCCTTAGATAAAACGCGGCGGGGATTTGCCGGGGGCATAGCTCGCTTCGCTCGGTTAAAATCCCCGCCCTACATTTAGTGAGAGGCGCGCCTATGGACTAGGGTGAGGGTCGAGGTTGGGAGCGTAACAAGGCGGGGTTAGGAAACCCCGCCCTACGTCATCGCAGACGGCGAGGATCGCCACATCAAAAAAGCGGACCGGACGGCCCGCCCCTGCGTCACGAACCCCCGCCTCAAGCCCCGGTGTGGTACTCCATGAGCTTGCGCGTCACGGCGTTCTCGAAGATGTCGTCGCGGCCCTCTATGCCGCCGTCCGTCCCCGCGTGGTACGCCTTCCGCGCGGACTCTATCTGCGGCATGAACATGGAGAGAACCAGCCCCATGGCCCGCGCCTGCTCCAGGGCGTCGCCGTCGGCCTCGGCGATTATCCCGTCCACCAGCTTCTCGGCCAGGGCCCTGGCCCCTTCGACGGTGCTCTCCTTGGCCACGCGGGGCACCTCCCCAGACAAGCCCAACTAACCAGCTTACATAAATATAGCCGGTAAAACGTGAAAAATCAAGGTTCGGCGGGCTTCCGCCGCTTGAAGAGACGCCCCAGGGGCCCCTCGGCGGTGAAGAAACGGATGACGGCCGAGACCGGCCCCCGGGAGGCGAGGTTGACGTCGTTGACGGCCCGGCGGATAAAGACCACCGCCAGCCCCAGAAACGCGATGTTGGGCAGCCACATCGCCAGCCAGGGGTTGAGGATGCCCCGGTCGCCCAGCGCCTCGCCGCCCACCAGGCAGATCCAGTAGAAGATGAAGAAGCCGATGCTGGTGACGAAGCCCACGCCCTTGCCGGAGCGGCGGATCATCACCCCCAGCGGCGCCCCCACCAGCACGAAGGCGATGCAGGCGAAGGAGATGGAATACTTCTTGGCGATTTCCAGGGTGTAGCGGTTCACCTCCCCCTGGAGCGTGCGGCGGCGGATGGCCAGGTAGCGCTCCTCCCGGGCGACGCGCTCCGCGTCGGTCAGGGTGCGGTCGCTTCCCTCCCCGGTCTCGGCCGAGAGCTCCCGCGCGGTGGGTGGCGGCTCCGTCGTTCCGGCGGAAACGGGCGGGGCGGATTCGCCCTCCTTCGGCCTGACCCCGCCCCGGATGGCCAGCTCCTGCTCGCGGGCGTCCAGGTAGGGCGACTCGGAGCTGCCGACGAACTGCGGCCCCTCTTCCGTTTTTCCGGCGACGGGCGGCGGCGTCCCCCCGCCGGTGTCGGTCCCGCGGGTCTGGCCCAGGGGCTCGAGCTCTATCTCCTCCCCCTCGAAGAGCGACGTGCGGCCGCCGTAGTCGAGGTGGTCCGACCCCGTAGCCGCGTGCGCCGTCCCCCCCG
The bacterium DNA segment above includes these coding regions:
- a CDS encoding insulinase family protein encodes the protein MTGLAEGLADPGELERVKNTQLADYVFDGESLDTRAARLGSDALLGDLEFSAGYVDGCRAVTAEAVRDVARRYFTPENLYVTVVWPTGAGDFDLGLFEEGLGEENLVESGLSAETHGLAASVESKGKMKPGEPDAYFVYQGKAPAAASVWLSPDYPLANTLARDYPDEYAFELGEEGGSGRMRLTTLDNGLRLLVLEDTGVGSAWVGALVDGGYRVEAPEDEGAFHFAMQMLLEGTLSRTGPETMAAIEDRGGSIGSQGLRDCGLLSAHVLAADAPLALEVVTDCLRNAAYPTDRVEAERRRLLDELAREDEEPFTVALREAKRAFFGDHPYSHNQRGTPETMAALTRERLLEYRDLIRRPEGTLIAVAGDVDAREIERVVEGLWDDAPAAGTPLPDYGPPAFPEEDARLALDSDREQTILYWLWPGMRWDGEDRYKMLMLDSVLSGIHLPNGRLHARLRGAGLVYAVHAYPIFGVEPGAFGLYLGTEPGKTAEAIGIVDEELGRIAAEPVGEAELARGRTMLDVSRYAIDLARPSDRLLDAAFYELWGLGYAFEDDFTEEVEGVTAPELQEYARWLFSQPGAFVRYGAE
- a CDS encoding pitrilysin family protein, giving the protein MRKSLVIILLLLLSISALAQRVLRTELDNGLVIVAAEVHANPTVTIRVYVRTGAVIEGPYQGSGISHYYEHLHGDGSTSYTQEELDAWDESLGGISNAYTSNSHTCYHQTTTVEHFDGMVELMAETLVRQVFTAEAIASQRGIILKEINMNLDQADTRAWYRFSHTMWPGSVTADPVIGYPDLFSAVTEADLRDYYTSRYTPENMVVVVTRRASPRPIPPPTTW